The Arthrobacter sp. PM3 genome contains the following window.
CGGTGGCATCCGGGTTCGTGGCAATGAAGCGGGCGCCGGCCAGGATCAGCCGGATCGCCATGGTGATGGCCTCGAAAGAGTAGGTGCGGGTCTCGCCGAGCACCACGAAGTCCGGGTTCTGGTCGGTGAGAATGAAGCCGGCCTCGTGGAGCGCCGTCGTGAGCCCTGCCTCGCCGATCGTGTAGGCGCGGTTCCCCGACTCGGAGCCGCGGATCTGGTCCTTGAGGAACTGGGCGGTGGCCAGGGCCGAGGTCCAGATGTTCTCCTCGGGGATTTCCAGGCCGGAGGAGCTCAGCCGGGCCGCGAGGTCCCGGGGCGTGAAGATCGAATTGTTGGTCAGCACGAGGAAGCGCTTGGAGGTGTCCACCCAGCGCTGGATCAGCTCCGCCGCGCCCGGGATCGGCTGGTTCTCGTGGACGAGCACGCCGTCCATGTCCGTCAGCCAGCATTCGATTTCCTGGCCGCTGCGGTACACGGACGCAGAGGTGCGTACCTGGTCTGCCTCTGTCCGCTGGTCTTCGCGCTCTTCTGCCATAGTGTCCTCCGCCGTAAGTGTGCCGCTTGCTCGTCCTAAGTCTAGTGTTGAGGCGTGACTGAACCCGAGATCCCCGGCACCCCCGCGCCCGCAGCAGACCCCTCAACCGGGAGTCCGGCAGACGCTGAGGCGGGGACGGAGCCCAAGGCGGAGGTCGGCGTCGGCCCCTGGGAAGGTGAACTGCCGCACGGGGACCACTGGGATCCTGACCTTCTGGCGGACGGTGACCGGCGCAACGTGGTGGACAAATACCGCTACTGGAAGCACGAGGCGATCGTCGCGGACCTGGACGCCCGGCGGCACAACTTCCACATCGCCATCGAGAACTGGCAGCACGACCTCAACATCGGCACCGTGGTCCGGACCGCCAACGCGTTCCTCGCCAAGGAAGTCCACATCATCGGACGACGCCGGTGGAACCGCCGCGGGGCCATGGTCACCGACCGCTACCAGCACGTCCGCCACCACCCCACAGTGGCCGACTTCGTCACGTGGGCGCAGGGTGAGGGGCTCGCGATCATCGGAATCGACATCTTCCCGGACTCCGTCCCGCTGGAGACGTACGAGCTGCCCAGGGACTGTGTCCTGGTGTTCGGCCAGGAAGGCCCCGGCCTGACTCCGGAAGTCCACGACGCCGCCCTCGCCACGCTGTCGATCGAGCAGTTCGGCTCCACCCGCTCCATCAACGCCGCCTCCGCCGCCGCGATCGCGATGCACGCCTGGATCCGCCGGCACGTGTTCGGCCAGCTCCCGGGGTAGCTGCGCGGCACGGTAGGGAACATGACAGGACATGAAGCCCGCCTGTCCGCTCCTTGGCCTAAAGACTGGACATGTTCCGCGCGCCCTGCGCTAACGACTGGACATGCCCCACGGTATGGAGCATCACAGGACATGAAGCCCACCTGTCCACTCATCGGCCCTAAGACTGGACATGTCCCCCCAGGGGTGCACAAGCCCGCCGGGAGTGTTACAGCGGGCGAGTGACCGGAGACACTGCCGCGGCAAGGTAATGGCTAGGATGGTTCGTAGCCGACGAGGTTCCCTCCAGGGTCACCACCCGTAGACGACATTCACTTTAGGAGTCAGCATGCCCATTGCAACCCCAGAGATCTACTCCGAGATGATCGACCGCGCAAAGTCGGGCGGCTTCGCGTTCCCGGCGGTCAACGTCACGTCCTCCCAGACCCTGAACGCAGCCCTGCGCGGCTTCGCCGAGGCCGAGTCCGACGGCATTGTCCAGGTCTCCACCGGCGGTGCGGCATACTGGTCCGGCGCCTCCACGAAGGACATGGTTGCCGGCTCCCTGGGCTTCGCGGCGTTCGCCCGCGAGGTCGCCAAGAACTACGGCGTCAACATCGCCCTGCACACGGACCACTGCCCCAAGGACAAGCTGGACGGCTTCGTGCTCCCGTTGCTGGCCGCCTCCGAGGCCGAGGTCAAGGCCGGCCGCAACCCCCTTTTCAACTCCCACATGTGGGACGGCTCCGCCGAGACCCTGCAGGAGAACCTGCGGATCGCCCGTGAACTGCTCGAGCGCACCGCGGCCGCCAAGATGATCCTCGAGGTCGAGATCGGCACGGTCGGCGGCGAGGAAGACGGCGTCGAGAACGAGATCAACGAGAAGCTCTACACCACGGTCGAGGACGCCTTGGCCACGGTCGACGCGCTCGGCTCCGGCGAGAACGGCCGCTACATCACGGCCCTGACCTTCGGCAACGTGCACGGCGTGTACAAGCCCGGCGGCGTGAAGCTGCGCCCGGAGATCCTCAAGGACATCCAGGAACAGGTCGGCGCGAAGATCGGCAAGGCCAACCCGTTCGACCTCGTCTTCCACGGCGGCTCCGGCTCCTCCGAGAAGGAAATCGCCGACGCCGTCTCCTACGGCGTCATCAAGATGAACATCGACACCGACACCCAGTACGCCTACACCCGCCCGGTCGCGGACCACATGTTCCGCAACTACGACGGTGTCCTGAAGGTCGACGGCGAGGTCGGCAACAAGAAGATGTACGATCCCCGCGTCTGGGGCGCCTCCGCCGAGGCCGGCCTGGCCGCCCGTGTTGTCGAGGCAGCCCAGCAGCTCGGCTCCGTCGGCAAGACGTTCTAGTAATGTCCGACGAGTTCCGCAAGAACCTGATGGGCCCCGAGCCCACACTCCTGCCTGCCGAGACCGAGGTGTACCAGCACCTCGCGCTCGGCCAGGAGGCCGTGGACCTCGTGGCGAAGCATCCCACGTCCTCGCTCCTGTGGGCCATCCTGGCCGAGGAAGCATGGACCGAGGGCCGGACCATCGACTCCTACGCGTATTCACGGGTCGGCTACCACCGCGGCCTGGACGCGCTGCGCCGCAATGGTTGGCGCGGCGTGGGGCCGATCCCGTGGGAGCACGAGCCCAACCGCGGCTTCCTGCGCGCCCTCTACTCGCTGGGCCGTGCGTCCGCCGCGATCGGCGAGGCCGAGGAACCGGAACGGATCGAGAAGTTCCTCAACGATTCCGATCCCGGCGCTAAGGCGGCCATTGAGGCCAAAGGCTAAAGCGCCCGCAGGCAAAGCAGCAGGACAAAGCAACGCGGGGTCACTTGCCGTCCATTCCCGGGACCGGGACGGACGGCAAGTGACCCCGCGTTGCGGTTTAAGCGTTAGTTGGCTTTGGCCAGGCCCGTGCGCGCCATGGCGTCGGCGTAGGCGGTGCGCATGTCCGTGAGGTATTCCTCCTGGCGGGCCGGGGTGCCGGCGAAGGCGCGGCCGCTGAGGGAACGTACCTTGTAGGTCTTCAGGCCCCGGCGCCAGATCATGGGAACCTCGGTCTTCAGCAGCAGGTTGGCCAGGCGGTTGGCCTCGGTGCCGTGGGCCACGATCACGGACGCGCGGGGCACGAGGGCGAGGAACTTCAGCAGCGGCTTGAGGCCGGAGGAAATCTGGTCCGGCGTGAACTTGCCGTTGGGCTCGCCGGGGACGTGCCACGGGTGGACGTTCCACGGCATGACGAATTCCGGGCGCAGGCCCAGCTTCCACTGGATGCCCAGCATGCGGGTGGCAGCCTCGTCGTCGCCGGCGGTGATGAAGCCTGATCCGTCCGCGGTGCCGATGTTGGAGTACAGGCTGACGATGCGGCACTCTTCGACGTCGTGCATGGGGTCCACGTAGGGGACAACAGTGCCCGCCCGGGTTGCCTGGAGAGCGTCACAAAGCTCATTGACGGGGGCGACGTTGGGTTCGTACCGGCGGCTCAGGAGCTCTTCGCGGAAATTTTCAGTGGCCAGGGCTGTCATATGGTGCTGGGTCTCCTGCGGGATTGGCAAAGCTGCCACACCGGATGCGGGCACGCCAAAGGCAGGGCACGCTGCGGCCGGTGTGGTGTGAAAATGTGATGTGGACCGATTCCTGATCGATCCTTACCAGTCTACCAAGCCCCGCCGCACCCGTCGCCGGTTCCGCCGTCGTCCCGGGACCCTGGCGGATCGGCCGGCACCCGAACCCTGCTACCAGAGACGGGCCGTGGCGCGGCGTGCGCCCTCGCCGAGGGCCTCGAGTTTGGCGTACGCAATCTGCGGATGCACCCGGCCGCCCAGCCCGCAGTCGGTGGACGCAACCACGTTTTCGCGGCCCACGAGCTCCGCAAAGCGCACGATCCTGTCCGCCACGAGGTCCGGATGCTCCACGACGTTGGTGGCGTGGGAGACGACGCCGGGAATAATCACCTTGCCGTCGGGCAGCGCGGTGTCCTGCCATACCCGCCACTCATGTTCGTGCCGGACGTTGGCCGCCTCGAAGGAATAGCCCCCGGCGTTGACCTGCAGCACCGCTCCGACGATGTCCGCGAACGGGATGTCCGTGGTGTGCGGGCCGTGCCAGGACCCCCAGCAGACATGCAGCCGGATCTGCTCCGGCGGGAGGCCGCGCAGCGCCCAGTTCGTGGCCTCGACCCGGAGCTGGATGAACTTCAGGTAATCCTCGAGGCTCGGCTCGGGGTTGATCTGGTCCCAGCTCTCGGCCAGCGACGGGTCATCGAGCTGGACCGTCAGGCCGGCGTCGATGATCGCCTTGTACTCCTCCCGCATGGCGTCCGCGCAGGCATAGACGAGTTCCTCGTCGCTGCGGTAGTACTCGTTGGCCACGCGGGCGCACGAGCCGGGGGAGAGGGACGCGACGAATCCCTCGCTGAGTCCGGCCGCGGCCAGGCCGGTCTTGAGGTTGGCGACGTCCGAGGCCACGAGCGCGTGGCCGGTGTACGTCAGCGGCCCGGCGATCTTGGGCTGCGTGACGGCGCGGCGGTGGGCCAGGATCCCCGAGGCGGGGTCGCTGTAGGCGTCATTGAACTTCAGCCGGTCCCGGCGGTCCGGGAAGGACGTCAAGACGATGTGGCCCGGCGAGGACCGGTGCACCTTGGCGTCGGCC
Protein-coding sequences here:
- a CDS encoding uracil-DNA glycosylase; this translates as MTALATENFREELLSRRYEPNVAPVNELCDALQATRAGTVVPYVDPMHDVEECRIVSLYSNIGTADGSGFITAGDDEAATRMLGIQWKLGLRPEFVMPWNVHPWHVPGEPNGKFTPDQISSGLKPLLKFLALVPRASVIVAHGTEANRLANLLLKTEVPMIWRRGLKTYKVRSLSGRAFAGTPARQEEYLTDMRTAYADAMARTGLAKAN
- the fbaA gene encoding class II fructose-bisphosphate aldolase, giving the protein MPIATPEIYSEMIDRAKSGGFAFPAVNVTSSQTLNAALRGFAEAESDGIVQVSTGGAAYWSGASTKDMVAGSLGFAAFAREVAKNYGVNIALHTDHCPKDKLDGFVLPLLAASEAEVKAGRNPLFNSHMWDGSAETLQENLRIARELLERTAAAKMILEVEIGTVGGEEDGVENEINEKLYTTVEDALATVDALGSGENGRYITALTFGNVHGVYKPGGVKLRPEILKDIQEQVGAKIGKANPFDLVFHGGSGSSEKEIADAVSYGVIKMNIDTDTQYAYTRPVADHMFRNYDGVLKVDGEVGNKKMYDPRVWGASAEAGLAARVVEAAQQLGSVGKTF
- a CDS encoding DUF3151 domain-containing protein; the protein is MSDEFRKNLMGPEPTLLPAETEVYQHLALGQEAVDLVAKHPTSSLLWAILAEEAWTEGRTIDSYAYSRVGYHRGLDALRRNGWRGVGPIPWEHEPNRGFLRALYSLGRASAAIGEAEEPERIEKFLNDSDPGAKAAIEAKG
- a CDS encoding cobalamin-independent methionine synthase II family protein, coding for MSPTMPSRNTEHIRVTHAGSLPRTPELIAANEAKEADGITAEFLDLLETSVVDVVQRQKDLGVDIPNDGEYGHAMSSSVDYGAWWNYSFSRLGGLEPTDVDRWADAKVHRSSPGHIVLTSFPDRRDRLKFNDAYSDPASGILAHRRAVTQPKIAGPLTYTGHALVASDVANLKTGLAAAGLSEGFVASLSPGSCARVANEYYRSDEELVYACADAMREEYKAIIDAGLTVQLDDPSLAESWDQINPEPSLEDYLKFIQLRVEATNWALRGLPPEQIRLHVCWGSWHGPHTTDIPFADIVGAVLQVNAGGYSFEAANVRHEHEWRVWQDTALPDGKVIIPGVVSHATNVVEHPDLVADRIVRFAELVGRENVVASTDCGLGGRVHPQIAYAKLEALGEGARRATARLW
- a CDS encoding TrmH family RNA methyltransferase, which encodes MTEPEIPGTPAPAADPSTGSPADAEAGTEPKAEVGVGPWEGELPHGDHWDPDLLADGDRRNVVDKYRYWKHEAIVADLDARRHNFHIAIENWQHDLNIGTVVRTANAFLAKEVHIIGRRRWNRRGAMVTDRYQHVRHHPTVADFVTWAQGEGLAIIGIDIFPDSVPLETYELPRDCVLVFGQEGPGLTPEVHDAALATLSIEQFGSTRSINAASAAAIAMHAWIRRHVFGQLPG
- a CDS encoding HAD-IIA family hydrolase, which gives rise to MAEEREDQRTEADQVRTSASVYRSGQEIECWLTDMDGVLVHENQPIPGAAELIQRWVDTSKRFLVLTNNSIFTPRDLAARLSSSGLEIPEENIWTSALATAQFLKDQIRGSESGNRAYTIGEAGLTTALHEAGFILTDQNPDFVVLGETRTYSFEAITMAIRLILAGARFIATNPDATGPSKDGPMPATGAIAALITKATGREPYIVGKPNPMMFRSAMNQIDAHSETTAMIGDRMDTDIIAGMEAGLHTVLVLSGITHRDDIAAYPFRPNQILNSVADLKNQI